Proteins encoded in a region of the Candidatus Bathyarchaeota archaeon genome:
- a CDS encoding 30S ribosomal protein S19e: MPTPYDVPAQIFINKLAQYIKDNIDQVTPPPWAPYVKTGSYATRQPQNQGWWYTRCASLLRKTYMNAPIGVERLRAKYAGRKDRGVRPEHVRKGAGSNIRKLFQQLEAAGLVENVKGQGRVLTSEGRRLLDTMATEIKKELEKKIPELAKY, translated from the coding sequence GCTCAGTACATAAAGGACAACATAGACCAGGTCACCCCACCACCATGGGCACCCTACGTAAAAACAGGTTCCTATGCAACACGGCAACCCCAAAACCAAGGCTGGTGGTACACGCGTTGCGCCTCACTTCTCCGAAAAACTTACATGAACGCGCCAATCGGAGTTGAAAGATTAAGGGCAAAATATGCGGGAAGAAAAGACAGGGGAGTTCGCCCAGAACATGTGAGGAAAGGTGCAGGAAGTAACATTAGAAAACTCTTTCAACAGCTTGAAGCGGCTGGACTCGTCGAAAACGTGAAAGGGCAAGGTAGAGTATTGACAAGTGAGGGTAGACGACTGCTAGATACGATGGCCACCGAGATAAAAAAGGAATTAGAGAAGAAAATACCTGAACTGGCAAAGTACTAA